The following are encoded in a window of Leptospira selangorensis genomic DNA:
- a CDS encoding HEAT repeat domain-containing protein: MSLTEELRTSKKKTANCSKQVNNQLKFVSKISIGCVYALSLVLCLFSFGSLAAKEAPPKPKYTEEQIRKKKEVLYQILKYGTTKERASALRELEDFPKEDAGELYDQVGVILSKDPDWSMKIYALRISGILKLTQFEDKIIALLKYDQQDVQKEAVYVVKKLKFDSGIPVLTELLKAQDFTKNSNFLIALIETLGEFPQASEPFSVLEARFQEKFNDPEIRAQIALYFGKVKKSSIENVLIATVKDEKEPITLRAYSVNALGKIKSEAAITPLRELLEKIRALKSKNDIQDYQALKIHTITALVSLGDKEIIEELYSFARDDDAMVRLRAIKHLAETEDPAVIEILEYKAQRDPSEKVKRAAQNALDTLRKKLDPNFVPTSSDTKPVKDTSTRKAGGSSSSSKRSRPSSGGGEGSNPVPLSGEGSGSSSGGSGGGSGSGGGSSGGGKPGGGESEDLEND; this comes from the coding sequence ATGAGCTTAACAGAAGAATTAAGGACCTCGAAGAAGAAAACCGCAAACTGCAGCAAACAGGTGAATAACCAGCTGAAGTTTGTCAGTAAAATTTCCATTGGATGCGTCTATGCGCTCTCCCTGGTACTTTGTTTGTTTTCTTTCGGCTCCTTAGCCGCCAAAGAAGCTCCGCCTAAACCAAAATACACGGAAGAACAGATCCGCAAAAAGAAAGAAGTTCTCTACCAGATCCTAAAATACGGGACCACAAAAGAAAGAGCAAGTGCTCTCAGAGAACTAGAAGATTTTCCAAAAGAAGACGCAGGAGAATTATACGATCAAGTCGGAGTGATCCTTTCCAAGGATCCGGATTGGTCCATGAAGATCTATGCACTAAGAATTTCAGGGATCCTGAAACTCACACAATTCGAAGATAAGATCATCGCATTATTAAAATATGACCAACAAGATGTGCAGAAAGAAGCAGTCTATGTAGTCAAAAAGCTCAAATTCGATTCCGGAATTCCGGTCTTAACCGAATTGCTTAAGGCCCAAGACTTCACTAAAAATTCGAATTTTCTGATCGCTCTCATTGAAACCTTGGGAGAATTTCCTCAGGCAAGTGAGCCATTCTCGGTCTTAGAAGCAAGATTCCAAGAGAAGTTTAATGACCCGGAAATAAGAGCTCAGATCGCTCTCTATTTCGGAAAAGTAAAAAAGTCCTCAATTGAGAATGTTCTGATCGCAACGGTAAAAGACGAAAAAGAACCGATCACACTTCGAGCTTATTCAGTAAACGCACTCGGAAAGATCAAATCAGAGGCTGCCATCACTCCTCTTAGAGAACTTCTAGAAAAGATCCGTGCCTTAAAATCCAAGAACGATATCCAAGATTACCAAGCGCTCAAGATACACACAATCACAGCTCTTGTTTCCTTAGGAGATAAGGAAATTATAGAAGAATTATATTCATTCGCAAGAGACGATGATGCGATGGTTCGACTTCGAGCCATCAAACATTTGGCAGAAACCGAAGACCCTGCAGTCATCGAAATTTTAGAATATAAGGCACAAAGAGACCCTAGCGAAAAAGTAAAACGTGCGGCCCAAAACGCATTAGACACACTTCGCAAAAAACTAGATCCGAATTTTGTTCCTACAAGCTCGGACACTAAACCTGTAAAAGATACAAGCACCCGAAAAGCTGGAGGTTCAAGTTCTTCTTCCAAAAGATCCAGACCAAGCAGCGGAGGCGGAGAAGGTTCCAATCCTGTTCCATTAAGCGGAGAAGGAAGCGGATCTTCTTCCGGAGGAAGTGGTGGTGGATCCGGTTCAGGTGGCGGTTCTTCCGGAGGAGGAAAACCTGGCGGCGGAGAATCTGAGGATCTGGAAAACGATTAA
- a CDS encoding response regulator: MNKGYIICVDDEVSVLETLQEQLHNEFGKTHEIETARSAEEALALLDEIQASGYVIEVIITDQVMPGMKGADFLESVHKRSPDSIKILLTGQAGLDSAIHAINFGGLSRYVEKPWNIEDLTRDIRSLIEKFRQNLENQHLVNELNRRIKDLEEENRKLQQTGE, encoded by the coding sequence ATGAATAAAGGTTATATTATTTGTGTCGATGATGAAGTGTCGGTACTGGAAACTCTCCAGGAACAGCTTCATAACGAATTCGGAAAAACTCATGAGATCGAAACCGCGAGAAGCGCCGAGGAGGCACTTGCCTTATTGGATGAGATCCAAGCTTCCGGTTATGTGATCGAAGTTATCATTACGGACCAGGTGATGCCCGGTATGAAAGGAGCCGATTTTTTGGAATCGGTCCATAAACGGTCTCCTGATTCGATCAAAATTCTGCTCACCGGTCAGGCCGGTTTGGATTCCGCAATCCACGCGATAAATTTCGGGGGATTGAGCAGATACGTGGAAAAACCCTGGAACATAGAGGATCTAACCAGAGACATCCGATCTTTGATAGAAAAGTTCCGGCAGAACCTGGAGAATCAACATTTAGTCAATGAGCTTAACAGAAGAATTAAGGACCTCGAAGAAGAAAACCGCAAACTGCAGCAAACAGGTGAATAA
- a CDS encoding 6-hydroxymethylpterin diphosphokinase MptE-like protein produces MKEENSSFHLHSTQNPIKEGERISLSIPNPIQKDELLILIGIGCGYHAISYLKSVEEPTKILLLEPFSELESLVGPELKEKLGPVPIYFGWEKFSNLDKSDWMPSGTKNLRIFIHPNYSRRYPDLSQRISSFFQKKEPISQNKLAKQEFGRLWVRNFFKHLKISSESPNSYRILGKTLSPKTGRVGCFVGASPNLESEIDWIRQNKEKLFLLSSDTALGYLLENDIQPHAVLSIDSGLGTFYHFPESIPENIPIFTWFGGACRIFDLKNPKIIYLSTHPLDQILGAKFYPKAPILENPTLNVAGLAVSLLQSLGAESVLLKGFGFEREGGKTHCRSTGYERYDRFFIDRKRSLYNSRYTPESRWKTRTSVLEILQKWSPIPILSEIDSKIEAFSDWKNSLESYPSSFPGSGQNWRKLCSGISEFPSEIQNLLPRETKLLDPRT; encoded by the coding sequence TTGAAGGAGGAAAATTCCTCCTTCCATCTACATTCCACACAAAATCCAATCAAAGAGGGAGAGAGAATCTCCCTTTCTATTCCAAATCCAATCCAAAAAGACGAACTTCTGATCCTAATCGGGATTGGTTGTGGGTATCATGCGATTTCTTATTTGAAATCCGTCGAAGAACCTACAAAAATCCTTCTACTTGAACCATTCTCTGAACTTGAATCCTTGGTTGGTCCAGAACTTAAGGAAAAATTAGGTCCGGTTCCGATCTATTTCGGTTGGGAGAAGTTTTCAAACTTAGACAAATCCGACTGGATGCCTTCCGGAACCAAGAATCTGCGAATTTTCATTCATCCGAATTATTCTAGACGTTATCCTGATCTAAGCCAGAGGATTTCTTCCTTCTTCCAAAAGAAGGAGCCTATTTCTCAAAACAAACTTGCGAAGCAGGAATTCGGAAGACTCTGGGTCAGAAACTTCTTTAAACATCTGAAAATTTCCTCAGAAAGTCCAAACTCGTATCGTATTTTAGGAAAAACCCTTTCGCCTAAGACAGGTAGAGTCGGATGTTTTGTAGGAGCTTCGCCAAATTTAGAATCTGAGATCGATTGGATCCGGCAAAATAAAGAAAAATTATTCTTACTTAGTTCAGACACCGCACTTGGATATTTATTAGAAAATGATATTCAACCTCATGCGGTTCTCTCAATAGATAGCGGACTTGGAACATTCTACCATTTCCCGGAGAGTATTCCTGAGAATATTCCGATCTTCACCTGGTTTGGAGGAGCTTGTCGGATCTTCGACCTCAAAAATCCAAAGATCATTTATCTTTCGACTCATCCACTGGACCAGATCCTGGGAGCAAAATTTTATCCGAAAGCACCGATCTTAGAAAACCCAACCCTAAATGTGGCAGGTCTTGCAGTTTCTTTACTCCAATCCTTAGGAGCAGAGTCCGTTCTATTAAAAGGATTCGGTTTCGAAAGAGAAGGAGGAAAAACTCACTGTAGATCCACCGGTTACGAAAGATACGACAGGTTCTTCATCGATAGAAAAAGAAGTTTATACAATTCGAGATATACACCTGAATCTAGATGGAAAACAAGAACGAGCGTCCTAGAAATATTACAAAAATGGAGTCCTATCCCAATTCTTTCCGAAATCGACTCTAAGATCGAGGCATTCTCCGATTGGAAAAATTCTTTGGAGAGCTACCCTTCTTCCTTTCCTGGCTCTGGACAGAATTGGAGAAAACTTTGTTCAGGAATTTCGGAATTTCCAAGCGAGATCCAGAACCTTCTTCCCAGAGAAACTAAACTTTTAGATCCAAGAACCTAA
- a CDS encoding DNA primase, which translates to MMVVSKASIPSQEYKMTQNQNSEFDIVTLIELAKKNKYERAVAGFQILDRIDRLELPKKIKGRKLAVQAMFALANDEVQYKYVTKEERAITEAEAQGNGATYSQFNGLFEAPQAPIAEEDMEEDFIPEEAAKPLMDMEDGEEGESYDEEEDDSDDDEDEDEEDDDDSDDDDDDKEEEDED; encoded by the coding sequence ATGATGGTAGTTTCAAAGGCCTCTATCCCCTCTCAGGAATACAAAATGACCCAGAACCAGAATTCAGAATTCGATATTGTAACTTTGATTGAACTGGCCAAAAAAAACAAGTATGAAAGAGCCGTAGCCGGCTTCCAAATCCTGGATAGAATCGACAGACTCGAATTACCTAAAAAGATCAAAGGACGCAAACTTGCCGTCCAAGCGATGTTTGCACTCGCAAACGACGAAGTTCAGTATAAATACGTAACTAAAGAAGAAAGAGCTATAACCGAAGCGGAAGCTCAAGGAAACGGAGCTACTTACTCCCAATTCAACGGACTATTCGAAGCTCCTCAGGCCCCTATCGCAGAAGAAGATATGGAAGAAGATTTCATTCCGGAAGAAGCTGCAAAACCTCTTATGGACATGGAAGATGGTGAAGAGGGAGAATCCTACGACGAAGAGGAAGATGATTCCGATGACGACGAGGATGAAGACGAAGAAGATGATGATGATTCTGACGACGATGATGACGACAAGGAAGAAGAAGACGAGGATTAA
- a CDS encoding TlpA family protein disulfide reductase — protein sequence MDSQANSDSRLSFPYSKGIFFRLILLLISSLLTVCAPSEQSNLGVQDFEGISLEGENIRISDIAADRIALNVYGPNCLPCIKEIPVLNYLNAELKKTPQIKLYMIVDPDIFFDNPEALSTEQKMKEAAVLMKEEVKKFGIQLPVIIMKPPFKVDRTEGLVTGTPETLLFKTKPLILYYNFIGPISEESDPNKIPKNMKVIFFKRMAGQS from the coding sequence ATGGATTCTCAGGCCAACTCCGATTCCAGGCTTAGTTTTCCCTATTCCAAGGGGATTTTCTTCCGCCTAATCCTTTTATTAATTTCGAGCCTTCTCACTGTTTGTGCTCCATCAGAACAATCCAATCTAGGTGTCCAAGATTTTGAAGGCATCAGTTTGGAAGGAGAGAATATCCGTATATCGGATATTGCAGCTGATCGTATTGCACTGAATGTGTACGGACCGAATTGTCTTCCTTGTATTAAGGAAATCCCGGTTTTAAATTATCTGAATGCAGAACTGAAAAAAACTCCACAAATCAAGTTATACATGATCGTGGACCCGGATATATTTTTTGATAATCCGGAAGCTCTTTCTACGGAACAAAAAATGAAAGAAGCTGCAGTTCTAATGAAAGAAGAAGTTAAAAAATTCGGAATACAACTTCCGGTCATTATTATGAAACCTCCTTTCAAAGTGGATCGTACTGAAGGACTCGTGACTGGAACTCCGGAAACACTTCTATTCAAAACAAAACCTCTGATCTTATATTATAATTTTATTGGGCCGATCAGCGAAGAATCTGATCCGAATAAAATCCCTAAAAATATGAAAGTGATCTTCTTCAAAAGAATGGCCGGCCAATCATGA
- a CDS encoding type 1 glutamine amidotransferase encodes MRCLIVRFKDCEGPGTLLDSLQARNYRITYHNAYDERVHIVPAAHQMFDLVVFLGGPQTVHDPNQHKFFKPWLELASHLVSMKDKKVIGICLGSQILATVLGAKVYEGEKGPEVGFSDVKLVNPSNPVFSKLSGMTTFPAFHLHEDVFEIPKGADHLLQGSFYSNQMFGYENRVFGIQCHLEVTENMLGVWKNVHSEFIKKAGWIPGPETEDLRSQMERAGRALFEGILDL; translated from the coding sequence ATGAGATGTCTCATCGTTCGGTTCAAGGATTGCGAAGGTCCCGGAACTCTATTAGATTCTTTGCAAGCTAGGAATTATAGGATTACTTATCATAACGCGTACGACGAACGAGTGCATATCGTTCCGGCAGCTCATCAAATGTTTGATCTGGTAGTATTTTTAGGCGGACCTCAAACGGTTCATGATCCGAATCAGCATAAATTTTTCAAACCTTGGCTGGAGCTTGCATCTCACTTAGTATCTATGAAAGATAAGAAGGTGATCGGGATCTGTTTGGGTTCTCAAATCTTAGCAACAGTTTTAGGAGCTAAGGTATACGAAGGGGAGAAGGGACCGGAAGTAGGATTCTCCGATGTAAAATTGGTAAATCCTTCGAACCCCGTATTTTCTAAATTGAGCGGGATGACTACTTTTCCTGCATTTCATCTACATGAGGATGTATTCGAGATCCCGAAGGGTGCAGATCATCTGTTACAAGGAAGTTTTTATTCTAACCAGATGTTTGGATATGAGAATCGGGTATTCGGTATCCAATGTCATCTGGAAGTAACAGAGAATATGTTAGGCGTTTGGAAGAATGTACATTCTGAGTTTATCAAAAAAGCAGGATGGATTCCCGGACCCGAAACGGAAGATCTTAGGTCTCAGATGGAAAGAGCAGGTAGAGCGCTCTTTGAAGGAATTTTGGATTTATAA
- the secA gene encoding preprotein translocase subunit SecA: MIQKLLRVLFGSKYERDLKRLTPIVVQINSLEESMRSLSDSELSSQTRKFKERLSTGETLDDILPEAFATVREAALRKLGMRHFDVQMMGGISLHWGNISEMKTGEGKTLTSTLAVYLNALAGKGVHVVTVNDYLARRDALWMKPIYDFLDLSVGIIQHDMEHDDRKKAYSSDITYGTNNEYGFDYLRDNMVSHIDHKVQRTHYFAIVDEVDSILIDEARTPLIISGPSDESTDKYTRIDKIIPRLIEGEDYEKDEKAKNTLMTEKGVAHVEEILGIENLYAPQNVDLVHHVHQALKAHKIFQRDVDYVVQNGEVIIVDEFTGRLMSGRRYSDGLHQALEAKEGVPIARESQTLASITFQNYFRLYEKLSGMTGTADTEAEEFHKIYNLDVIVIPPNVPVQRKDAADRVYRTEKEKFTAILNEIKDCRDKKQPVLVGTISIEKSEVLARLLGQAGIQHNVLNAKFHEKEAEIIANAGKPAAVTIATNMAGRGTDIVLGGAQLFKESLESWKESDPVISEFKEAVVRADFERAESVSQRLDSQAKKSKANDILTSAKIWRKNHEEVLEAGGLHILGTERHEARRIDNQLRGRSGRQGDPGSSRFYLSLQDDLMRIFGSDRIAGIMERLKMPEGQEIEHPMVSNAIARAQKRVEGHNFDIRKHLLEYDDVMNRQRIVIYKMRNEVLEGGDVTGQAKSFLEEMIEAQVVATCEGGNPNGWEWDALKEWFEGLGLPWKVDQDAIKKSKNPQLAIFDSLNNAAQTFYQEKADRIGGDVWKLLERNIFLDILDHRWKEHLYSMDHLREGIWTVGYGEKNPLVEYKLQGFRLFDQAIENMKYEIVSFLVRVEVTEKTQLPEEKKEYKKVGQELTGGFQELQGAKPKNPAAEAMPVTSGGGGSSERKTSRRKRK, from the coding sequence ATGATTCAGAAATTACTCAGGGTTCTATTCGGAAGTAAATACGAAAGAGATCTTAAAAGACTCACTCCGATTGTAGTCCAAATCAATTCTTTGGAAGAGTCCATGCGCTCTCTAAGCGATTCTGAACTTTCTTCCCAAACTAGAAAGTTTAAAGAGAGACTCTCTACGGGAGAAACTTTGGATGATATCCTTCCGGAAGCATTCGCTACGGTAAGAGAGGCGGCCTTAAGAAAATTAGGGATGCGCCATTTTGATGTGCAGATGATGGGCGGTATCTCTCTTCATTGGGGAAATATCTCCGAGATGAAAACTGGAGAAGGTAAAACTCTTACTTCTACACTTGCAGTCTATCTGAATGCGCTCGCAGGTAAAGGGGTTCATGTTGTTACAGTGAACGATTATCTGGCTAGAAGGGACGCTTTGTGGATGAAACCGATCTATGATTTCCTGGATTTATCCGTGGGAATTATCCAACATGATATGGAGCATGATGATCGTAAGAAGGCTTATTCTTCCGATATTACTTACGGAACCAATAACGAGTATGGTTTTGATTATCTGAGAGACAATATGGTTTCTCATATTGATCATAAAGTGCAAAGAACACATTACTTTGCGATTGTGGACGAGGTGGACTCGATTTTGATCGACGAGGCAAGAACCCCGCTCATCATCTCAGGTCCTTCCGACGAATCCACAGACAAATATACTCGTATCGATAAGATCATTCCTAGACTCATCGAAGGTGAGGATTACGAGAAGGATGAGAAGGCCAAAAACACTCTCATGACTGAAAAGGGTGTGGCTCATGTCGAAGAGATCCTAGGAATTGAGAACTTATACGCACCTCAGAACGTGGATCTAGTCCATCATGTTCACCAAGCATTAAAAGCTCATAAAATATTCCAAAGAGATGTGGACTATGTGGTCCAAAACGGAGAAGTGATCATCGTAGATGAATTCACCGGCCGTTTGATGTCGGGCAGAAGATATTCCGATGGACTCCACCAAGCTTTGGAAGCAAAGGAAGGAGTTCCGATTGCAAGAGAATCCCAAACTCTTGCGAGTATCACTTTCCAAAATTATTTCAGATTATATGAAAAACTTTCCGGTATGACTGGAACTGCCGACACAGAAGCGGAAGAATTCCATAAGATCTATAATCTGGATGTGATCGTAATTCCTCCTAACGTTCCTGTACAAAGAAAGGACGCAGCGGATAGAGTATATAGAACTGAAAAAGAAAAGTTCACCGCTATCTTAAACGAGATCAAGGATTGCAGAGATAAAAAACAACCTGTTCTCGTCGGAACGATCTCTATCGAAAAATCGGAAGTTCTGGCAAGACTTTTAGGCCAAGCTGGGATCCAGCATAATGTTTTGAATGCTAAGTTTCACGAAAAAGAAGCCGAGATCATCGCGAATGCAGGAAAACCTGCAGCGGTTACCATCGCTACGAATATGGCGGGACGGGGAACTGATATCGTTCTAGGCGGTGCTCAATTATTTAAAGAAAGTCTGGAGTCTTGGAAAGAATCAGATCCTGTGATCAGCGAATTTAAAGAAGCGGTAGTCCGTGCGGATTTTGAAAGAGCAGAATCCGTTTCCCAAAGATTGGATTCTCAGGCTAAAAAATCCAAGGCAAACGATATCCTGACCAGCGCTAAGATCTGGAGAAAGAACCACGAAGAGGTTCTGGAAGCGGGTGGTCTTCATATTTTAGGAACGGAAAGACATGAGGCGAGAAGGATAGATAACCAGCTCAGAGGTCGTTCCGGTCGCCAAGGAGATCCAGGTTCTAGTAGATTTTATCTTTCTCTACAAGACGATCTAATGAGGATTTTCGGATCTGATCGTATTGCAGGTATCATGGAAAGACTTAAGATGCCGGAAGGACAAGAGATCGAACACCCAATGGTATCTAACGCAATTGCTAGAGCCCAAAAAAGGGTAGAAGGTCATAACTTCGATATTCGTAAACATCTTTTGGAATACGACGATGTGATGAATCGTCAGCGTATTGTGATCTACAAGATGAGAAACGAGGTCCTAGAAGGCGGGGATGTAACCGGTCAGGCAAAAAGTTTCTTAGAAGAAATGATCGAAGCACAAGTAGTCGCCACCTGTGAAGGAGGAAATCCTAACGGTTGGGAATGGGATGCTTTAAAGGAATGGTTCGAAGGCCTAGGACTTCCTTGGAAAGTGGACCAAGACGCTATTAAAAAATCCAAAAATCCTCAATTAGCTATTTTTGATTCTTTGAATAATGCCGCTCAAACTTTCTACCAAGAAAAAGCCGATCGTATCGGCGGAGATGTTTGGAAACTTTTGGAAAGAAATATTTTCCTAGATATTCTGGATCATCGTTGGAAAGAACATCTATATTCCATGGACCATTTGAGAGAAGGTATCTGGACCGTAGGTTATGGAGAAAAAAATCCTCTCGTAGAATATAAACTACAAGGTTTTAGATTATTCGACCAAGCAATAGAGAACATGAAATATGAGATCGTTAGCTTCCTGGTTCGTGTAGAAGTTACCGAAAAAACTCAGTTGCCTGAAGAGAAAAAAGAGTATAAAAAGGTAGGTCAGGAATTGACTGGAGGCTTCCAAGAATTGCAGGGAGCTAAACCTAAAAATCCTGCGGCTGAAGCGATGCCAGTTACTTCAGGAGGCGGAGGTTCTTCTGAAAGGAAAACCAGCCGCAGAAAAAGAAAATGA
- a CDS encoding TolC family protein, giving the protein MNKKILTFLILVWATNQTVSQPDPSPGGASGGIDPLYSEAKIAAASGDQERTQVRLELAKAEELLWKNNLLLLASKFNIDARKAGIEQAGLYANPNIFVDQSIFAEPTQRYFDFTRSGQTVVQIQQVFLLGGKIDKRVRVAELSAKMSEQEFYDLARALITKLRRTFYFIHYYRDAIAFYDKSLIALDKTVNSAELAYKRRAVLQSEVLRLKALLFFLRKEREDLRIKVLEKEADLRVLLNEDAYRSQSVAIVPILDLDFVEKATIEGFKLDNMLAKAREYRPDLKKAVQALRYEEANLELQHANAIPDLAFGPMYNRGGTAFQNYWGITAQLNIPIFDRNQGNIKAAEKSIQVRKQELKNLILEVENDVSVALATAKAKDDLYRKFRNTYTKDYADLAEDMILSYEKRYISILEFADFFETYRSSIVEMLRLQTDRMEAIEGVNYSVGTGLIVPSYKSNGDSGTQEGGSK; this is encoded by the coding sequence ATGAATAAAAAGATACTAACGTTTCTAATCTTGGTCTGGGCGACGAATCAGACCGTTTCTCAGCCTGATCCTAGTCCGGGTGGAGCTTCCGGTGGGATAGATCCTTTGTATTCTGAAGCTAAGATCGCTGCAGCTTCAGGAGACCAGGAAAGAACACAAGTTCGTTTGGAACTTGCAAAGGCAGAAGAACTTCTTTGGAAGAATAACCTTCTCTTACTCGCTTCCAAGTTTAATATAGACGCGAGAAAAGCAGGCATAGAACAAGCAGGTCTCTATGCGAACCCGAATATTTTCGTGGATCAGAGTATTTTCGCGGAGCCTACACAACGTTATTTCGATTTTACCAGATCGGGACAAACTGTAGTGCAGATCCAACAAGTATTCTTACTCGGCGGTAAGATAGACAAACGTGTTCGTGTCGCCGAGTTAAGCGCTAAGATGAGCGAGCAAGAGTTTTATGATCTTGCAAGAGCGTTGATCACTAAGCTACGTAGGACCTTCTACTTTATTCATTATTACCGAGATGCTATCGCTTTTTACGATAAAAGTCTGATCGCCTTAGATAAGACCGTAAACTCTGCAGAACTTGCTTATAAAAGAAGAGCAGTCCTTCAGTCCGAAGTTTTACGTTTAAAGGCACTTCTATTCTTCTTAAGAAAAGAAAGAGAAGATCTTAGGATTAAGGTCCTGGAGAAGGAAGCAGACCTAAGAGTTTTGCTTAACGAAGATGCTTATAGAAGCCAGTCAGTCGCAATCGTTCCGATCTTGGATCTGGACTTTGTGGAAAAGGCAACTATCGAAGGATTTAAATTAGATAATATGCTTGCTAAGGCTCGGGAATACAGACCCGACCTGAAAAAAGCAGTACAAGCTTTAAGATACGAAGAAGCGAACCTGGAATTGCAACATGCAAACGCGATCCCGGATCTTGCATTCGGTCCGATGTACAACAGAGGGGGAACCGCCTTCCAGAACTATTGGGGGATTACCGCTCAGTTGAATATTCCGATCTTCGATAGGAACCAAGGTAATATCAAGGCAGCCGAAAAATCCATCCAAGTCAGAAAACAAGAATTAAAAAACCTGATTTTGGAAGTGGAGAACGATGTGAGCGTAGCATTGGCTACTGCGAAAGCAAAAGACGATCTCTATAGAAAATTCAGAAATACTTATACTAAGGATTACGCAGATTTAGCGGAGGATATGATCCTTAGTTACGAAAAACGTTATATATCCATTTTAGAATTCGCCGACTTCTTCGAAACATACAGATCCAGTATCGTGGAAATGTTACGCCTCCAAACGGACAGAATGGAAGCGATCGAAGGAGTAAATTACTCGGTCGGAACGGGGCTGATCGTCCCAAGTTATAAATCCAACGGAGATTCCGGTACTCAGGAAGGGGGCTCGAAATGA
- a CDS encoding efflux RND transporter periplasmic adaptor subunit, translated as MIPSSNKLRILLIVLVAAISVSIVSFTLNKGGKKTPPRPQKAIVHDKGERIEFKENSPGLEIIKSAEIGKPGEFVNVEAPARLIATTSPSVSDSEHIVLFESAELNDLYVGYVHAKNSLNRSRKNLDRIKDMFKHRVATEKDLVEAETEVNNDEAEFAEFEGKLRAVGLNPALIKKAAGQTAWIISDVPESQLSSLQKGRRVKVIFNSFPNQEWNGTAEALGDNVDPYTRTVKVRIAIKNEGYRLKPGMFATVKFPEETGSDSVVIPFNSVVTVEGKNYVFVEETPHEFFRREIVLGISTRERVNVLEGLTKGDRVVIEGAILLKGLSFGF; from the coding sequence ATGATTCCATCATCTAACAAACTTAGAATTTTATTAATCGTTCTGGTGGCGGCAATTTCCGTTTCCATCGTTTCTTTCACATTGAATAAGGGTGGGAAAAAAACTCCTCCTCGCCCTCAAAAGGCGATCGTCCATGATAAAGGTGAAAGGATAGAGTTTAAGGAAAATAGTCCTGGGCTTGAGATTATCAAAAGTGCGGAGATCGGCAAACCGGGCGAATTCGTGAATGTAGAAGCCCCTGCAAGGTTGATCGCAACTACTTCTCCTTCCGTATCCGATTCGGAGCATATCGTATTATTCGAATCCGCTGAATTGAACGATCTATATGTAGGTTATGTCCATGCGAAGAACAGTCTGAACAGATCCCGCAAAAATTTGGATCGTATCAAAGACATGTTCAAACATAGGGTTGCTACCGAAAAAGATTTGGTAGAAGCTGAGACCGAAGTGAATAACGACGAAGCTGAATTCGCAGAGTTCGAAGGAAAGCTGAGAGCTGTGGGTTTGAATCCCGCCTTGATCAAAAAGGCGGCCGGTCAAACTGCATGGATCATTTCCGACGTTCCAGAATCCCAACTTTCCAGTCTGCAAAAAGGAAGAAGAGTGAAGGTTATCTTCAATTCCTTCCCGAACCAAGAATGGAACGGAACTGCAGAAGCGCTCGGAGATAACGTAGATCCTTATACAAGAACTGTAAAAGTCAGGATCGCGATCAAAAACGAAGGTTATAGATTAAAACCGGGGATGTTCGCAACCGTAAAATTTCCGGAAGAAACAGGAAGCGACTCGGTGGTGATTCCTTTCAATTCCGTAGTAACCGTAGAGGGAAAAAATTACGTATTCGTAGAAGAAACTCCTCACGAATTTTTCAGAAGGGAAATTGTGCTCGGGATCTCTACCAGAGAGAGAGTTAACGTTCTGGAAGGACTGACTAAAGGCGACAGGGTGGTTATAGAAGGAGCCATTCTATTAAAAGGACTTAGTTTCGGATTTTAA